In Sedimentibacter sp. MB31-C6, one genomic interval encodes:
- a CDS encoding chemotaxis protein CheC translates to MNYSELNEMHIDLLKEIGNIGAGNAATSLSSMLSKRIDMNVPEVSILNFDAAIDSMGGAENVVVGILVSFSGDIEGVILFLLKREFVHLILNSLLGTELHSFEEISEMEMSALSEIGNIMVSSYVNSIASLTNMKIDITVPSLNVDMTGALLDAVTAEFAEVADKVIFIKEKYFCSEETVYSNMLLLPSMSSLKILLKKFGVDI, encoded by the coding sequence GTGAACTATAGTGAATTAAATGAAATGCATATAGATTTATTAAAAGAAATTGGAAATATAGGAGCAGGTAACGCTGCAACCTCTCTTTCAAGTATGTTATCTAAAAGAATAGATATGAATGTTCCTGAAGTAAGTATATTGAATTTCGATGCTGCCATAGACTCTATGGGTGGTGCAGAAAATGTGGTAGTTGGCATTTTAGTAAGCTTTTCAGGAGATATAGAAGGTGTAATTTTGTTTTTATTAAAAAGAGAATTTGTCCACCTTATTTTAAATTCTTTGTTAGGGACGGAATTACATAGTTTTGAAGAAATTTCAGAAATGGAAATGTCAGCGTTATCGGAGATAGGAAATATTATGGTTTCTTCCTATGTAAATTCCATTGCTAGTCTGACTAATATGAAAATAGATATAACAGTTCCTTCTTTAAATGTTGATATGACAGGAGCTTTATTAGACGCTGTTACAGCTGAGTTTGCAGAAGTAGCAGATAAAGTTATCTTTATAAAAGAAAAGTATTTCTGCAGTGAAGAAACTGTATATAGTAACATGTTACTTTTACCTAGTATGTCATCCCTGAAAATTCTACTTAAAAAATTTGGAGTTGATATATGA
- a CDS encoding flagellar hook-basal body protein, with protein sequence MSRGFYTLTSGMLTQQRKIDISSNNVANINTAGYKKEQAVTSNFGNLLINKYKQNGIYEESTELGNVSVIRTIEENNTIHSQGSLEETGNITDFAIMGSGFFAVDSNDDILYTRNGSFNLDNEGYLILSSAGRVQGEYGDIYIGTDKFEALEDGSIRVDGEIIDKIAVYDFLDYNNLQKQGEGMYISEEEPEILEYQRIANKTIERSNVNVTEELSGIMSSQRALETASQALKIYDMVQDMAANQIGKIN encoded by the coding sequence ATGTCAAGAGGTTTTTATACGTTAACATCAGGTATGTTAACTCAACAAAGGAAAATAGATATATCTAGTAACAATGTAGCTAATATAAATACTGCAGGATATAAAAAAGAACAAGCAGTTACATCAAACTTTGGTAATTTGCTAATAAATAAATACAAGCAAAATGGTATTTATGAAGAATCAACTGAATTAGGTAATGTTTCAGTTATAAGGACGATTGAAGAAAACAACACCATACATTCACAGGGAAGTTTAGAAGAAACAGGTAATATAACTGACTTTGCTATAATGGGTTCAGGGTTTTTTGCAGTTGATAGTAATGACGATATTTTATACACGAGGAATGGAAGCTTTAACTTAGATAATGAAGGTTATTTAATTCTTTCAAGCGCAGGAAGAGTACAAGGTGAATATGGTGACATATACATTGGAACAGATAAGTTTGAAGCATTAGAAGACGGTAGCATTAGAGTAGATGGAGAAATAATAGATAAAATAGCTGTTTATGATTTCCTTGATTATAATAACTTGCAAAAACAAGGAGAAGGAATGTATATTTCAGAAGAAGAACCTGAAATATTAGAATATCAGAGAATTGCAAATAAAACTATTGAGAGATCAAATGTAAATGTCACTGAAGAGTTATCGGGTATTATGTCATCTCAAAGAGCGTTGGAAACAGCATCACAAGCTTTAAAAATTTATGATATGGTACAAGATATGGCAGCAAATCAAATTGGTAAAATAAACTAG
- a CDS encoding DUF342 domain-containing protein, translating into MDKEIRIDDKIDNIENNEEKIMPKYNISHLVSANKLKAYVRIELIDKQAELVADEIINYLKEYGIVYGIKEQEIKDYCESKDYSKELVAACGLDPINGKDAEIVYDFDTSTDSKFIEEEDGTINFRNLNNVINVKKDDILCHIKPVEDGVDGVDVYGEPIKFKEGKTVSFSSGNNTYISENELELRASTDGCVELKNDKVYVENVYRVNNVDNETGNIDFIGSVVINGDVKAGFSVKAKGDIKIRGMVEGAFIESDSDVVISKGMNGMGKGSIYAKGNVTSKYIENAMVVSDKTVYAEALINSEVVAKDSVKLRGHNAAILGGTTKAMNLIYAKTIGNKTNSETYLILDLSEYQKKQAEIEKNNKRNHHLKVDLEKKNKELQEIEEKAALIENSSLDDSNKINIKKQFVLKKIKINNEISEIKSKLNDVVQTDNLADHKIICTGIIYSNTRITIGWMKYNVRQDISYSKIYNDGNDITIVTLNSSDIE; encoded by the coding sequence ATGGATAAAGAAATTAGGATTGATGATAAAATTGATAACATTGAAAATAATGAAGAGAAAATTATGCCAAAGTATAATATTAGTCATCTTGTATCAGCGAATAAACTAAAAGCATATGTTAGAATTGAGTTAATTGACAAACAGGCAGAATTAGTAGCAGATGAAATAATAAATTATTTAAAAGAGTACGGCATTGTATATGGAATAAAAGAGCAGGAAATAAAAGACTATTGTGAAAGTAAAGATTATTCCAAGGAGCTAGTAGCAGCATGTGGATTAGACCCAATAAATGGGAAAGATGCAGAAATAGTTTATGATTTTGACACATCGACAGATAGTAAATTTATAGAAGAAGAAGACGGTACAATAAACTTTAGAAATTTAAATAATGTAATCAATGTAAAGAAAGATGATATATTATGTCATATTAAACCAGTTGAAGATGGAGTAGATGGAGTAGATGTTTATGGAGAACCCATAAAATTTAAAGAAGGAAAAACAGTTAGTTTTTCTAGCGGTAATAATACATATATATCAGAAAATGAGCTAGAACTAAGGGCAAGTACTGATGGATGTGTAGAATTAAAAAATGATAAAGTATATGTAGAAAATGTTTACAGGGTAAATAATGTAGATAACGAAACTGGAAATATTGATTTTATTGGTAGTGTAGTAATAAACGGAGATGTTAAGGCTGGATTTTCTGTAAAAGCAAAGGGTGATATAAAAATTCGGGGAATGGTTGAAGGAGCATTTATAGAATCTGACAGTGATGTAGTTATAAGTAAAGGCATGAATGGAATGGGGAAAGGCTCTATATATGCAAAAGGTAATGTAACAAGTAAATATATAGAGAATGCAATGGTGGTTTCTGATAAAACTGTTTACGCGGAAGCTTTAATTAATAGTGAGGTTGTAGCTAAAGATTCTGTAAAATTAAGGGGACATAATGCTGCTATTTTAGGTGGAACTACAAAAGCAATGAATTTAATTTATGCAAAAACAATCGGTAATAAAACAAATTCAGAAACATACTTGATTTTAGACTTAAGTGAATATCAAAAAAAACAAGCAGAAATAGAAAAGAATAATAAAAGAAATCATCATTTAAAAGTTGATTTGGAAAAAAAGAACAAAGAATTACAAGAAATAGAAGAAAAAGCTGCTTTAATTGAAAACTCTAGTTTAGATGATTCAAATAAAATTAATATAAAAAAACAATTTGTCTTAAAGAAAATAAAAATAAACAATGAAATATCTGAAATTAAAAGTAAGTTAAATGATGTTGTACAAACAGACAATTTAGCAGATCATAAAATAATATGTACTGGGATTATTTATTCAAATACCAGGATTACAATTGGATGGATGAAATATAATGTTAGACAAGATATTAGTTATAGCAAAATATACAATGATGGAAATGATATTACTATAGTAACATTAAATTCATCAGATATAGAGTAA
- a CDS encoding chemotaxis protein CheD: MSVTIVRSTVNVGISDMKIVDAPDKLISYALGSCVGICLYDKVKQIAGMAHIMLPTNNNKDKSNIFKYADTGITEMIKKMELMGCLRTRMTAKIAGGAKMFEIKSNSAIGNIGERNVIATKEILSKLNVKIIAQDVGENYGRTIIFDSINGELTIKSFAKNVKII, from the coding sequence ATGAGTGTAACGATTGTACGTTCGACAGTTAACGTAGGCATATCTGACATGAAAATAGTTGATGCTCCAGATAAATTAATTTCGTATGCATTAGGGTCTTGTGTAGGTATTTGTTTATATGATAAGGTTAAACAAATTGCAGGGATGGCTCACATAATGCTTCCAACAAACAATAATAAAGATAAATCAAATATTTTTAAATATGCAGATACAGGAATTACTGAAATGATTAAAAAAATGGAACTTATGGGATGTTTGAGAACTAGAATGACTGCAAAAATTGCAGGTGGAGCAAAGATGTTTGAAATAAAAAGTAATTCAGCTATAGGAAATATAGGAGAAAGAAATGTTATAGCAACAAAGGAAATACTCAGTAAGCTTAATGTAAAAATTATAGCTCAAGATGTAGGAGAAAATTATGGACGAACAATAATATTTGACAGCATTAATGGAGAATTGACAATAAAATCCTTTGCAAAGAATGTTAAGATTATATAG
- a CDS encoding glycosyltransferase — MYISQCLIAKNEENNIEYCLNHLKDIVDEQIVVDTGSTDRTVEKAKKAGAKIFHFEWIDDFSAARNFALDKAKGDWIIFLDCDEYFSEESVKLIKECIIKYGEKKNVDGLTCELINIDSNNNILATVKNISPRIFKRKDYIRYNKKIHEVLSNTRTSNANPLLSDVSKHLKIFHTGYDKEEVKNKNKNERNENLLKKELEENPEDCKLNLYLSKQLNMEGKYEEALNYSLKSLEYMDKSLIFDYYYTIYSNIMINMIALSMPYIDIKKIFDEAIKNFPDYPDYYMHISTVTLRENMIDESIEYLEKCIYYCEHYTKDIESFTIGKIDRVYTNLLNAYRLSDNKPKIVELAVALLKTNKYDFERLTILIKTFLTQEKEEDIIIFLNKLYDISKFKDKLYLLKASEFSGGLKLSEFYRSLLNEEELEVVQNSKLTNESE, encoded by the coding sequence ATGTATATTTCACAATGTTTAATAGCAAAAAATGAAGAAAATAATATAGAATACTGCTTAAATCATCTTAAAGATATAGTAGATGAACAAATAGTAGTAGACACAGGTTCCACTGACAGAACAGTAGAAAAAGCTAAAAAAGCAGGAGCAAAAATATTTCACTTTGAGTGGATTGATGATTTTAGCGCTGCAAGAAACTTTGCGTTAGACAAAGCCAAAGGTGATTGGATTATATTTCTTGACTGTGACGAATATTTTTCAGAAGAATCTGTGAAATTGATTAAAGAATGTATAATTAAATACGGTGAAAAGAAAAATGTTGATGGATTAACTTGTGAGTTAATTAATATTGATTCAAACAATAATATATTAGCTACGGTAAAAAATATAAGTCCTAGAATCTTTAAACGAAAAGACTATATTAGATATAATAAAAAAATACATGAAGTTCTTAGTAATACAAGAACTTCAAATGCTAATCCTTTGTTATCTGATGTAAGTAAACACTTAAAAATATTTCATACTGGGTATGATAAAGAAGAAGTAAAGAATAAAAATAAGAATGAAAGAAATGAAAATTTATTAAAAAAAGAACTTGAAGAAAACCCAGAAGATTGTAAATTAAATCTTTATTTAAGTAAACAGCTTAATATGGAAGGGAAATATGAAGAAGCTCTCAATTATAGTCTCAAGTCATTAGAGTATATGGATAAAAGCTTAATTTTTGATTATTATTATACTATTTATAGCAATATTATGATAAACATGATAGCATTATCAATGCCTTATATAGATATAAAGAAAATATTCGATGAAGCAATAAAAAATTTCCCTGATTATCCAGATTATTATATGCATATAAGTACAGTTACATTGAGAGAAAATATGATAGATGAATCTATAGAGTATTTAGAAAAGTGTATCTACTATTGTGAACATTATACAAAGGATATTGAGAGTTTTACTATTGGTAAAATAGATAGAGTTTATACTAATTTACTAAATGCATATCGATTAAGTGATAATAAACCTAAAATTGTAGAGTTGGCAGTTGCATTATTAAAAACAAATAAGTACGATTTTGAAAGACTGACAATACTAATTAAAACATTTTTAACTCAGGAAAAAGAAGAAGATATCATTATATTTTTAAATAAATTATATGATATTAGTAAGTTTAAAGATAAACTATATTTGTTAAAAGCAAGCGAATTTAGTGGGGGATTAAAACTTAGTGAATTTTATAGAAGCTTACTAAACGAAGAAGAACTTGAAGTGGTACAGAATTCAAAATTAACAAATGAATCTGAATAA
- the fliQ gene encoding flagellar biosynthesis protein FliQ → MNSSSVIEIMQAALVTGMKVGAPILLLSLTIGLLIAVFQAVTQIHEQTLTFVPKLLITAIVLIVLGPWMIGIISDFTYYVFDLMLTVN, encoded by the coding sequence ATGAATTCGTCATCAGTAATAGAAATAATGCAAGCAGCATTAGTTACAGGTATGAAAGTTGGAGCTCCAATATTATTACTAAGTTTAACAATAGGGCTTTTAATAGCAGTTTTTCAGGCTGTAACTCAAATACATGAACAAACACTGACATTTGTTCCTAAATTGCTTATAACTGCAATAGTCTTAATTGTACTTGGTCCATGGATGATAGGTATAATATCAGATTTCACATATTATGTATTTGATTTAATGTTAACAGTTAATTAA
- the flhA gene encoding flagellar biosynthesis protein FlhA yields the protein MKKIFNNSISLFIIAVILMIIIPLPAFFLDMMFIINIALSVVILITTMYIKEALEFSVFPSLLLITTLFRLSLNISSTRLILSNEGNAGAVIATFGNFVLQGNAVIGFIVFIIIVLVQFIVITKGAERIAEVTARFTLDAMPGKQMAIDADLSSGLISEEQARLRRSNIQREADFYGAMDGATKFVKGDSIMSIVITAINFIGGVIIGMVQGGSTFSEVLQTFSIATVGDGLVSQVPALLISTATSMIVTRAASESSLNVDLTKQFRSQPMSLIISGIVLVIMGMIPGFPKLQVFTLAFILIFLGYKLYRSNEIYEMKNNEAEEKENEPAPTEDEYFRNIDNIYELIQIDPVEMEVGYSLIPLVDESSGGSFIDRVVMFRRQFATEMGMVVPSVRLRDNGYLNPNEYIIKLKGEEVAKGEILVDYYLALDPGNLTGEVDGIETIEPAYGIPSKWIAKDKKELAEIYGYTVIDPLSVLVTHLSEVIRVHSHELLSRQDINQLVDNLKKTNEPLVEEVVPSIVSYGNLQKILGNLLREGIPIKDMETILETISDYGNSVKDTEVLTEYIRQALKRTITHKWSEGGQIKVITLSTDVEKLIINSINKNDKANYLSIDPELMQKLVGQLIEEINKIKNDINIPIIMTSPFVRGYFRKLLDQFYPKAVVLSFNEIDNSVQIQALGNISI from the coding sequence ATGAAGAAGATATTTAATAACTCTATATCACTATTTATAATAGCAGTAATACTTATGATAATAATACCATTGCCAGCTTTTTTTCTGGATATGATGTTTATTATTAATATTGCATTATCTGTTGTTATATTAATTACTACAATGTATATAAAAGAAGCTTTGGAATTTTCAGTATTTCCATCGTTACTACTCATTACAACTTTATTCCGCTTATCATTAAATATTTCTTCTACTAGACTTATACTTTCTAATGAGGGTAATGCAGGAGCAGTTATAGCTACCTTTGGAAACTTTGTTTTGCAAGGAAATGCGGTAATAGGATTTATAGTATTTATAATAATAGTATTAGTGCAATTTATAGTTATTACAAAAGGCGCAGAAAGGATAGCTGAAGTTACTGCAAGATTTACATTAGATGCAATGCCTGGTAAACAAATGGCAATAGATGCTGATTTAAGTTCAGGTCTAATATCAGAGGAACAGGCTAGATTAAGAAGAAGCAATATTCAAAGGGAAGCTGACTTTTACGGAGCAATGGATGGAGCAACAAAATTCGTAAAAGGTGACTCTATTATGTCGATAGTAATTACTGCCATTAATTTCATAGGTGGTGTAATTATAGGCATGGTACAAGGTGGCTCGACTTTCTCGGAAGTTTTGCAGACTTTTTCAATAGCTACTGTTGGTGATGGGCTTGTATCACAGGTTCCGGCTTTATTAATATCTACTGCAACAAGTATGATTGTAACAAGAGCTGCATCTGAATCAAGTTTAAATGTTGATTTAACTAAACAATTTAGGTCACAGCCAATGTCCCTTATAATATCAGGTATAGTATTAGTCATAATGGGGATGATTCCTGGGTTTCCTAAATTACAGGTTTTTACGTTAGCGTTTATTTTGATTTTTTTAGGATATAAACTATATAGAAGTAATGAAATATATGAAATGAAAAATAATGAAGCTGAAGAAAAAGAGAACGAGCCTGCACCAACAGAGGACGAATACTTTAGAAATATAGATAATATTTATGAACTTATACAAATTGATCCTGTAGAAATGGAAGTAGGTTATAGTTTAATTCCATTAGTAGACGAATCAAGTGGAGGAAGTTTTATTGATAGAGTTGTAATGTTTAGAAGACAATTTGCAACTGAAATGGGGATGGTGGTGCCTTCTGTTAGATTGAGAGATAATGGATATCTTAATCCAAATGAATATATAATAAAGCTCAAGGGAGAAGAAGTTGCAAAAGGTGAGATACTTGTAGATTATTATCTAGCCCTTGATCCAGGAAATTTAACTGGAGAAGTTGATGGTATAGAAACTATAGAACCAGCTTACGGTATACCTAGCAAATGGATAGCTAAAGATAAAAAAGAGTTGGCAGAAATATATGGATATACAGTCATAGATCCTCTTTCAGTATTAGTTACTCATTTATCTGAAGTAATAAGGGTACATTCTCATGAATTACTTTCTAGGCAGGATATAAATCAATTGGTTGATAATTTAAAGAAAACTAATGAGCCTTTAGTAGAAGAAGTGGTTCCTAGCATAGTTTCGTATGGTAATTTACAAAAAATATTAGGAAACTTATTAAGAGAAGGAATTCCTATAAAAGATATGGAAACTATACTAGAAACTATTAGTGATTATGGAAACTCTGTTAAAGACACAGAAGTATTGACAGAATATATTCGTCAGGCTCTTAAGAGAACAATAACTCATAAGTGGTCTGAAGGAGGACAAATTAAAGTTATAACATTAAGTACTGATGTAGAAAAGTTAATTATTAATTCAATAAATAAAAATGACAAAGCAAATTATTTATCAATTGACCCGGAATTAATGCAGAAATTGGTAGGACAATTAATAGAAGAAATAAATAAGATTAAAAATGACATAAATATACCAATCATCATGACATCTCCTTTTGTGAGGGGATACTTTAGAAAATTACTAGATCAATTTTATCCCAAAGCAGTAGTATTATCATTTAATGAAATTGACAATTCTGTACAAATACAAGCATTAGGTAATATATCTATTTAA
- a CDS encoding sigma-70 family RNA polymerase sigma factor, producing the protein MTFIREKVIDDEKLWEQYLETKDINIRNQIIEKYSYLVKVIALKLRGSYQQFGEVDDVVNEGIIALMDVIDKFDLSHNVKFETYATIRIKGAIIDYVRKQDWIPRKVKNEAKIVKKAEDELYIKLGRTPNDNEIADYLKIDINDYNQILSNSYKTSILSFEDLLGEANLRENEISNGYELPEDVLETKELYKVLKESIKELKEKEKLVVSLYYKEELKLKDIANILNISTSRVSQIHTKVLEKLKESIREYLNSYNK; encoded by the coding sequence ATGACTTTTATAAGAGAAAAAGTAATAGATGATGAAAAATTATGGGAGCAATATTTAGAAACTAAAGATATTAATATTAGAAATCAAATTATTGAAAAATACAGCTATCTAGTTAAAGTTATCGCTTTGAAACTTAGAGGATCTTATCAACAATTTGGGGAAGTAGATGACGTTGTTAACGAAGGTATAATTGCTTTAATGGATGTTATTGATAAATTTGATTTATCTCATAATGTAAAATTTGAAACATATGCAACAATTCGTATAAAAGGTGCTATAATTGATTATGTTAGAAAACAGGATTGGATACCAAGAAAAGTTAAAAATGAGGCTAAAATAGTAAAGAAAGCTGAAGACGAGTTATATATAAAACTGGGGAGAACACCTAATGATAATGAAATAGCAGATTATCTAAAAATAGATATAAATGATTATAATCAGATACTTAGCAATTCTTATAAGACAAGCATATTATCCTTTGAAGATTTACTAGGAGAAGCTAACTTAAGAGAAAATGAAATTAGTAATGGTTATGAATTGCCTGAGGATGTTTTAGAGACAAAGGAGTTATACAAGGTTTTAAAAGAAAGCATAAAAGAACTTAAAGAAAAAGAAAAATTAGTAGTATCCCTTTATTATAAAGAAGAATTAAAACTTAAGGATATTGCAAATATATTGAACATTAGTACTTCAAGAGTTTCTCAAATACATACTAAAGTATTAGAAAAATTAAAAGAAAGCATTAGAGAATATTTAAATAGTTATAACAAATAA
- the flhB gene encoding flagellar biosynthesis protein FlhB, whose protein sequence is MAGEKTEKASSKKRRDERKKGNVFQSKDVITVGVIAISFIILRIWMPNIFRFTKNALVKYISLIGTTTYINDRFIVRTFKDIAVTIFQSAGILFISIIIITIILTGAQTKFLISKETIKIKFSKISPLKGIKKMFSIRSLVELAKNLIKISILAYIIYSTISKVLFEVPKLVDVALMSGIKFIFSTILLLVKNVVIAFVAISAFDYLFQWWEYEKNIKMSKQEVKEEYKQLEGDPQVKGKIKEKQRAISMTRMMQQVPKADVIIRNPTHFAIAIKYDLELDSAPIVLAKGKDNIAKKIIEKATENNINMIENKPLARALYNSAEINHEIPLEYYEPIAEILAWVYKLKEKERH, encoded by the coding sequence ATGGCTGGTGAAAAAACCGAAAAGGCCTCCTCGAAGAAGAGGCGGGATGAGAGAAAAAAAGGTAATGTATTTCAAAGTAAAGATGTTATAACTGTAGGTGTAATAGCAATATCCTTTATTATTTTGCGAATATGGATGCCTAATATTTTTAGGTTTACCAAAAATGCATTAGTTAAATACATATCACTAATAGGAACAACAACATACATAAATGACAGATTTATCGTTCGGACTTTCAAAGATATCGCAGTTACAATATTTCAATCAGCTGGAATATTATTTATATCTATAATCATTATAACTATAATATTGACTGGAGCTCAAACTAAATTCTTAATTTCAAAGGAAACTATTAAGATTAAATTTTCGAAAATCAGCCCCTTAAAAGGGATTAAAAAGATGTTTTCTATACGTTCATTGGTAGAATTGGCAAAAAATTTAATAAAAATATCAATATTAGCGTATATAATATACTCAACTATATCAAAAGTATTATTTGAAGTACCCAAATTAGTAGATGTCGCTTTAATGTCAGGAATAAAATTTATTTTTTCCACTATTTTGTTATTAGTTAAAAATGTTGTAATTGCCTTTGTTGCAATATCTGCATTTGATTATTTGTTTCAATGGTGGGAATATGAAAAAAATATAAAAATGTCAAAGCAAGAAGTAAAAGAAGAGTACAAGCAACTAGAAGGAGACCCTCAAGTTAAAGGAAAAATCAAAGAGAAACAAAGAGCTATTTCTATGACTAGAATGATGCAACAAGTTCCTAAAGCAGATGTAATAATAAGAAATCCAACACACTTTGCTATTGCGATAAAATATGACTTAGAATTGGACAGTGCACCAATTGTTTTAGCAAAAGGTAAAGACAATATAGCTAAAAAAATCATAGAAAAGGCAACGGAAAATAATATTAATATGATTGAAAACAAACCTTTGGCTAGAGCCCTATACAATAGCGCTGAAATTAACCACGAAATACCATTAGAGTATTATGAACCTATTGCTGAAATTCTAGCTTGGGTTTATAAACTGAAAGAAAAGGAACGACATTAG
- a CDS encoding flagellar hook-basal body protein, with protein MIKAFYTGVNGANSNQNYLDVISNNMSNIQTTGYKKSKSEFSDLMYTNIRGVQGENTQLKSGSGSRLEKIDILFNQGAPYRTDSLTDFAINGDGFFAISYEDEIFFTRDGSFQVTNMDDGNYLMYQGGYVLDNNEEYILLENLEDEINVGVYEFTNNSDLQRSGDNLFQISNEDAEYNLSENSKIMRGYLEASTVEVSEEMVKLLQTQRAFQLNSSVIKTADEVEQTINSLKG; from the coding sequence ATGATAAAGGCATTCTATACTGGAGTTAATGGAGCAAATAGTAATCAAAATTATTTAGACGTTATATCTAACAATATGTCAAACATTCAAACTACAGGATACAAAAAATCAAAATCAGAATTTTCAGATTTAATGTATACAAATATTAGAGGTGTACAGGGAGAAAATACTCAATTAAAATCGGGAAGTGGATCTAGACTGGAAAAGATAGACATTTTATTCAATCAAGGTGCACCATATAGAACAGACAGCTTAACAGATTTTGCAATTAATGGAGATGGTTTTTTTGCTATATCTTATGAAGATGAAATTTTCTTTACAAGAGATGGTAGTTTTCAAGTAACTAATATGGATGATGGAAACTATCTTATGTATCAAGGAGGATATGTTCTTGATAATAATGAGGAATATATATTGCTTGAAAATTTAGAAGATGAAATAAATGTAGGTGTGTATGAATTTACCAATAATTCAGATTTACAAAGGTCAGGAGATAATTTATTCCAAATATCTAATGAAGATGCAGAATATAACTTATCAGAAAATTCAAAAATAATGAGAGGATATTTAGAAGCGTCAACTGTAGAAGTGTCAGAAGAAATGGTTAAGCTTTTGCAGACACAAAGAGCCTTTCAGCTTAACTCAAGTGTAATAAAGACAGCAGATGAAGTAGAACAAACAATCAACTCATTGAAGGGCTAA
- the fliR gene encoding flagellar biosynthetic protein FliR, translating to MSLTGDLTYFLLILVRMSSCVFFNQIFGRGNLPVMFKTSLSVFLAITVYNVLPPGNDIIINSVLQYAIIILKELFIGFLIGYIVSMFFSIVVIGGKAMDLQIGMSMAQLYDPNSQVSMGISGSFLNAFTILLFFSVGGHLSLIQIFITSCKLISIGKFTIPQNLFLNMVEMMTQILTLAAKLALPIIAVEIISEAGIGILMKAIPQIQVFSVNIQLKMIVGFLLLIILVPTFSSFIHNMLTVMFETIEKSLSLLIT from the coding sequence ATGTCATTAACAGGAGATCTTACATACTTTTTATTAATATTAGTCAGAATGAGTAGTTGTGTTTTTTTTAATCAAATATTTGGAAGAGGAAATTTACCTGTAATGTTTAAAACATCACTAAGTGTTTTTCTTGCTATTACAGTTTATAACGTCTTACCACCAGGTAACGATATTATTATTAATTCAGTTTTACAATATGCAATTATTATATTAAAGGAATTATTTATAGGTTTTTTAATTGGATACATAGTTAGTATGTTTTTTTCTATAGTTGTAATAGGCGGCAAAGCGATGGATTTACAAATCGGAATGTCTATGGCACAATTATATGATCCAAATAGCCAAGTATCAATGGGTATATCAGGTAGCTTTTTAAATGCATTTACTATATTGTTATTTTTCAGTGTTGGAGGACATTTATCATTAATACAAATATTTATTACTTCTTGTAAGCTAATAAGTATTGGGAAATTTACTATACCACAAAATTTATTTTTAAATATGGTAGAAATGATGACCCAAATATTAACTTTGGCAGCAAAATTAGCTTTACCAATAATTGCAGTTGAAATAATTTCCGAAGCAGGTATTGGAATTTTAATGAAGGCTATACCGCAGATTCAGGTTTTTTCTGTTAATATTCAGCTTAAGATGATAGTTGGATTTTTATTACTAATAATACTAGTTCCAACATTTTCTTCATTTATACATAATATGTTGACAGTGATGTTTGAAACGATTGAAAAGAGTTTATCTTTATTAATAACATAA